One part of the Segnochrobactrum spirostomi genome encodes these proteins:
- a CDS encoding SDR family oxidoreductase, with amino-acid sequence MTKGYGDMRNGTMRIALFGANSGIAVATARAFAKTGARFVLVGRRAEPLEALAADLVVRGAKEAAVHVADLADLDALPTVAAGAWERLGGLDLALIAHGTLPDQTLLERDAVAARQAIEINFISPALLANALAPLFEGGRSGTIAVVSSVAGERGRRSNYVYGAAKGGLIRFLEGLRHRLAASGVQVLDIRPGFVSTAMTAHLKQGGPLWATPDRVADDIVRAVEKRRAVLHTPWFWAIIMAIVTALPRPIFHRTKF; translated from the coding sequence ATGACGAAGGGATATGGGGATATGCGGAACGGAACCATGCGGATCGCCCTGTTCGGCGCTAATTCCGGCATCGCGGTCGCGACGGCGCGGGCGTTCGCCAAGACCGGTGCCCGCTTCGTGCTGGTCGGCCGCCGGGCCGAGCCGCTCGAGGCGCTCGCCGCCGATCTGGTGGTGCGGGGGGCCAAGGAGGCGGCGGTGCACGTCGCCGACCTCGCCGATCTCGACGCGCTGCCAACTGTGGCCGCGGGGGCATGGGAGCGTCTCGGCGGGCTCGATCTCGCCCTCATCGCCCACGGCACCCTGCCGGACCAGACGCTGCTCGAGCGCGATGCCGTCGCCGCCCGGCAGGCGATCGAGATCAACTTCATCAGCCCGGCGCTGCTCGCCAATGCGCTTGCCCCGCTGTTCGAGGGCGGACGCAGCGGTACCATCGCCGTCGTGAGTTCCGTGGCGGGCGAACGTGGACGCCGCAGCAACTATGTCTACGGCGCCGCCAAGGGCGGGCTCATTCGTTTCCTCGAAGGTCTGCGCCATCGCCTCGCGGCATCCGGCGTCCAGGTTCTCGATATCCGGCCGGGCTTCGTCTCGACGGCGATGACGGCGCACCTGAAGCAGGGCGGGCCTTTGTGGGCGACGCCGGACCGCGTCGCCGACGACATCGTGCGGGCGGTCGAGAAACGGCGCGCCGTGCTCCACACGCCCTGGTTCTGGGCCATCATCATGGCGATCGTGACGGCGCTGCCTCGCCCGATCTTCCATCGCACCAAGTTCTGA